In a single window of the Montipora capricornis isolate CH-2021 chromosome 11, ASM3666992v2, whole genome shotgun sequence genome:
- the LOC138023899 gene encoding WD repeat, SAM and U-box domain-containing protein 1-like encodes MGNNASSSRLAENFSFSNRTAVPRLSGRSHRSLPPEHRRDHLFDVVIQLKHEDKDIYSCFFPSDDDGVLLTASKVEQTTFLRHNREFSSIRLWDLNRRQINTGFLADFPRSFKSCDFSPDGQMVVCIFSEDSLALVRMRSWKTTSAEVIHMRRFWRKRRGMLMCCCFSPDGRSLVVASKLTGDLNHICIIDIATKKMVRKVTSATNSSSKIRGNARSCVFSPDGLFLAVSCSSGQLVVFDTQDFHIHSSLDLDSSSSSTCLCLPFRHPSRRSLNPHMQCWYLFDPRFGHKYLTSCLEDGTIQTWSLASEEPGLTCIQFAYALQTPWQKIRSAAFSPDGTMLAVGTSDSKILALNSESLSVLFVLNAHLQPDGLRTWYQNTEVSCLAFTRTCQQVAAGYKDGRVRVWQLPLILNLQHMCRLVVINHVPAREIPLLPLPSHVIRYLLFSPLKQF; translated from the coding sequence ATGGGAAACAATGCTTCAAGTTCGCGGTTGGCGGagaatttttccttttcgaATCGCACAGCTGTACCACGCTTGTCGGGTAGATCGCATCGATCTCTTCCTCCAGAGCATCGACGAGACCACCTTTTCGATGTTGTAATTCAGTTGAAGCACGAGGATAAGGACATTTATTCGTGTTTCTTTCCAAGTGACGACGATGGCGTACTGTTGACAGCGTCAAAAGTGGAACAAACGACTTTCCTTCGCCACAATCGCGAATTCTCCTCGATAAGGTTGTGGGACTTAAATCGGCGTCAAATCAACACGGGATTTCTTGCGGATTTTCCGAGATCCTTTAAGTCCTGCGATTTTTCACCCGACGGTCAAATGGTAGTGTGTATTTTTAGTGAAGATTCTCTGGCTTTAGTTCGAATGCGTTCTTGGAAAACGACTAGCGCCGAAGTAATTCACATGCGGAGATTTTGGCGAAAGAGAAGAGGAATGTTGATGTGTTGTTGTTTCTCTCCAGACGGTCGCTCTCTTGTTGTTGCATCAAAATTAACTGGAGATTTGAATCACATCTGCATTATTGATATCGCGACAAAGAAAATGGTGAGGAAAGTGACATCGGCTACGAACTCGAGTTCGAAAATCCGTGGGAACGCGCGTTCTTGTGTATTTTCTCCGGACGGTTTGTTCTTAGCCGTGTCCTGTTCTTCTGGTCAGCTTGTTGTATTCGACACGCAAGATTTTCACATTCATAGTAGTCTTGACTTAGATTCGTCTTCTTCTTCCACGTGTTTGTGTCTTCCTTTTCGACACCCAAGTCGTCGTTCGCTTAATCCACACATGCAATGTTGGTACTTGTTTGATCCTCGTTTTGGGCACAAATATTTAACATCTTGTCTCGAGGATGGTACTATTCAGACATGGTCACTAGCTTCCGAGGAACCTGGCCTCACTTGCATTCAGTTTGCATATGCGCTGCAGACACCTTGGCAGAAGATCCGATCTGCTGCATTTTCTCCTGACGGCACAATGCTAGCAGTGGGCACGTCAGATTCCAAAATCTTGGCCCTGAATTCAGAAAGCTTGAGTGTGCTCTTTGTGTTAAATGCCCACCTTCAACCTGATGGCTTAAGAACTTGGTATCAGAACACTGAAGTTTCCTGCTTGGCTTTCACACGCACCTGTCAACAGGTTGCTGCTGGTTACAAAGATGGGCGTGTCAGGGTTTGGCAGCTGCCTTTGATTTTAAATCTTCAGCACATGTGTAGACTAGTTGTAATTAACCATGTTCCTGCACGTGAAATCCCCCTGTTGCCTCTTCCATCTCATGTTATAAGATATCTGTTGTTCTCTCCACTTAAGCAATTCTAA
- the LOC138023900 gene encoding RAB7A-interacting MON1-CCZ1 complex subunit 1-like isoform X1, translating into MSNSKGFSLISEVADYFISLAHKYWCGKMSTGQDFGLAKKIAELQAECTQICKNMTDCVQLQLLEKAENKYKKCLSVLKTGQISTDRELAIQFFQEYSQALLDVTYVVECQLVNEDFPQDRSAEEIKHLIDRLDQPEQLVKEMFGSDMRAVDVLGIDLLECLSWRRGALFYMYCHTVVNDSERRRMNAVHIMECTVEGVRYLQSMLSVRSPLILEEYRDADIKDSDAVNLLKKGLFNDTHLLALMYAGEMCYWHWKICREGYKDVSSLQNRALNFDSLTNGTKLLQKFVNVVKTQLQGKGWDFSRAEQILAEFCDA; encoded by the exons ATGTCTAACTCAAAGGGGTTTTCCCTCATTAGCGAAGTGGCTGACTACTTTATATCGCTGGCTCACAAATATTGGTGTGGAAAAATGTCGACAGGACAGGATTTTGGTTTGGCGAAGAAAATCGCTGAGTTACAAGCAGAGTGCACTCAAATTTGTAAGAATATGACAG ATTGTGTTCAGTTACAACTCCTGGAAAAAGCAGAGAATAAGTACAAAAAGTGTCTCTCAGTTCTTAAAACAGG ACAGATTTCAACAGACAGAGAGTTGGCAATTCAATTTTTTCAGGAGTATTCACAG gcTCTGCTTGATGTTACATATGTTGTTGAATGCCAGTTGGTAAATGAAGATTTTCCACAGGACAGGAGTGCAGAGGAAATTAAGCATTTAATTG ACAGATTAGACCAACCCGAACAACTGGTGAAAGAGATGTTTGGATCAGATATGAGG GCTGTGGACGTCTTGGGTATAGATTTGCTGGAATGTCTCAGCTGGCGACGTGGAGCTTTGTTCTACATGTACTGTCATACAGTTGTTAATGATTCCGAGAGAAGGAGAATGAACGCAGTGCACATTATGGAG TGTACTGTGGAAGGAGTTCGTTATCTTCAGTCCATGCTTAGTGTTCGTTCACCTCTCATTTTGGAAGAGTACAGAGATGCCGACATCAAGGACTCGGATGCTGTGAATCTTTTGAAAAAAG GTCTATTCAACGACACCCACCTTCTTGCATTGATGTATGCTGGAGAAATGTGCTACTGGCATTGGAAGATCTGCCGAGAAGGATACAAGGATGTTTCTTCGCTTCAAAATCGCGCACTAAACTTTGACTCGTTAACAAACGGAACAAAATTGCTTCAGAAGTTTGTCAATGTTGTAAAGACACAACTCCAAGGAAAAGGCTGGGATTTCTCCAGAGCGGAGCAGATTCTTGCCGAGTTTTGCGACGCTTGA
- the LOC138023900 gene encoding RAB7A-interacting MON1-CCZ1 complex subunit 1-like isoform X2 — MSTGQDFGLAKKIAELQAECTQICKNMTDCVQLQLLEKAENKYKKCLSVLKTGQISTDRELAIQFFQEYSQALLDVTYVVECQLVNEDFPQDRSAEEIKHLIDRLDQPEQLVKEMFGSDMRAVDVLGIDLLECLSWRRGALFYMYCHTVVNDSERRRMNAVHIMECTVEGVRYLQSMLSVRSPLILEEYRDADIKDSDAVNLLKKGLFNDTHLLALMYAGEMCYWHWKICREGYKDVSSLQNRALNFDSLTNGTKLLQKFVNVVKTQLQGKGWDFSRAEQILAEFCDA; from the exons ATGTCGACAGGACAGGATTTTGGTTTGGCGAAGAAAATCGCTGAGTTACAAGCAGAGTGCACTCAAATTTGTAAGAATATGACAG ATTGTGTTCAGTTACAACTCCTGGAAAAAGCAGAGAATAAGTACAAAAAGTGTCTCTCAGTTCTTAAAACAGG ACAGATTTCAACAGACAGAGAGTTGGCAATTCAATTTTTTCAGGAGTATTCACAG gcTCTGCTTGATGTTACATATGTTGTTGAATGCCAGTTGGTAAATGAAGATTTTCCACAGGACAGGAGTGCAGAGGAAATTAAGCATTTAATTG ACAGATTAGACCAACCCGAACAACTGGTGAAAGAGATGTTTGGATCAGATATGAGG GCTGTGGACGTCTTGGGTATAGATTTGCTGGAATGTCTCAGCTGGCGACGTGGAGCTTTGTTCTACATGTACTGTCATACAGTTGTTAATGATTCCGAGAGAAGGAGAATGAACGCAGTGCACATTATGGAG TGTACTGTGGAAGGAGTTCGTTATCTTCAGTCCATGCTTAGTGTTCGTTCACCTCTCATTTTGGAAGAGTACAGAGATGCCGACATCAAGGACTCGGATGCTGTGAATCTTTTGAAAAAAG GTCTATTCAACGACACCCACCTTCTTGCATTGATGTATGCTGGAGAAATGTGCTACTGGCATTGGAAGATCTGCCGAGAAGGATACAAGGATGTTTCTTCGCTTCAAAATCGCGCACTAAACTTTGACTCGTTAACAAACGGAACAAAATTGCTTCAGAAGTTTGTCAATGTTGTAAAGACACAACTCCAAGGAAAAGGCTGGGATTTCTCCAGAGCGGAGCAGATTCTTGCCGAGTTTTGCGACGCTTGA
- the LOC138023901 gene encoding kelch-like protein 20, whose product MAAVLECADKETEIIGNHETDCFAVFHEMRCLGELCDITLKVNGKEVRAHRVVLAACSPYFRAMLTTAFVERDMGTISLQDCEENAVEKLVEFLYTCKLKLNESNVENVLRVAAVFQIHLVVQKCAEYLESQIGIENCLGIESLAMQYSLRNLESKVKSFITWNFVQVSRGSEFVLIPAAQLCSIVGSDRLHVKREEEVYEAVIRWYKFDKEERIKHEATFQLVRFPCMNKEYLQNVALTDELVLDIEKWRKLVEEAITELASPLKSKSKAMTRRKSPNVLYLIGELSSRIETFDLGNGCCRPVTSMAQNTGTAVVMKEELYVVLGGGTRVEKYDPKLNSWFQVGNGMKESNCAVCESMGSIYVIGGGKRAKSFNLGTRSWSQLPSMSMRRSFHSAVGLLGKVYAIGGLTIPGDQTEASVECYNPASNRWEQVAPMKKERCRHESTVMKNKIFVVGGLDGQNTPLKSVEMYDPATNAWSFIAPLNHPRRDFGLGVVQGMMFVFAGGGTNTIECYNSSGEWKIVGSLAKRWNTLRCVLCPFFQV is encoded by the exons ATGGCCGCTGTTTTGGAATGTGCCGACAAGGAAACTGAAATTATAGGAAATCATGAAACAGATTGTTTTGCTGTCTTTCACGAGATGCGATGCCTAGGTGAATTATGCGACATCACGCTCAAAGTGAACGGAAAGGAAGTGCGCGCTCACCGAGTAGTTCTAGCAGCTTGTAGTCCATATTTTCGAGCCATGTTAACCACGGCTTTCGTTGAACGCGATATGGGAACAATCTCATTGCAAGATTGCGAAGAAAACGCTGTTGAAAAGCTGGTAGAGTTTCTGTACACGTGCAAGCTTAAGTTGAACGAGTCGAACGTGGAAAATGTTCTTCGCGTAGCGGCGGTATTCCAAATACATTTGGTCGTTCAAAAATGTGCCGAGTACTTAGAATCTCAGATCGGGATTGAAAACTGCTTGGGTATCGAATCGCTCGCGATGCAGTATTCGTTGCGTAACCTCGAATCTAAGGTCAAGAGTTTCATCACTTGGAATTTCGTACAAGTTTCACGAGGCAGCGAGTTTGTTCTCATCCCTGCCGCGCAGCTGTGCTCGATCGTAGGAAGTGATCGACTGCATGTGAAACGCGAGGAAGAGGTCTACGAAGCTGTGATAAGATGGTACAAATTTGACAAAGAGGAACGGATCAAACACGAGGCTA CGTTTCAACTGGTTCGCTTTCCCTGCATGAACAAAGAGTATCTGCAGAATGTGGCCTTGACAGACGAGCTTGTACTTGACATAGAAAAGTGGAGAAAACTCGTTGAAGAAGCGATTACTGAACTAGCGTCTCCTTTAAAAAGCAAGAGTAAGGCAATGACCAGGCGCAAATCACCCAAtgttctttatttgattggagaACTGTCAAGCCGAATCGAAACATTTGATCTGGGGAATGGATGCTGTCGTCCTGTTACCAGTATGGCGCAAAATACAGGAACCGCTGTTGTCATGAAAGAAGAATTGTACGTTGTGCTTGGTGGCGGAACTCGTGTAGAAAAATACGACCCAAAATTGAACTCGTGGTTCCAGGTCGGTAATGGAATGAAGGAAAGCAACTGCGCTGTTTGCGAGAGCATGGGATCTATTTATGTGATTGGCGGAGGAAAACGAGCAAAAAGCTTCAACCTTGGAACACGCTCATGGAGTCAGCTCCCCAGTATGAGCATGCGTAGGAGCTTTCATAGCGCCGTTGGACTTCTTGGAAAGGTGTACGCGATTGGTGGACTTACAATTCCTGGGGACCAAACAGAAGCCTCGGTTGAGTGTTATAATCCTGCGAGTAATCGTTGGGAGCAGGTTGCGCCCATGAAAAAAGAACGCTGTCGGCACGAATCCACAGTGATGAAGAATAAAATTTTTGTCGTTGGCGGCCTTGATGGGCAAAATACCCCGCTGAAATCGGTAGAGATGTACGATCCAGCTACGAACGCTTGGAGTTTCATTGCCCCTTTGAATCATCCCCGGCGTGATTTTGGCTTAGGGGTCGTTCAGGGTATGATGTTTGTATTTGCGGGGGGAGGTACGAATACCATAGAGTGTTACAATAGCTCTGGTGAATGGAAGATTGTTGGAAGTCTAGCCAAGAGGTGGAACACGCTTCGCTGTGTTTTGTgtcctttttttcaagtttga